In Treponema primitia ZAS-2, a genomic segment contains:
- a CDS encoding methyl-accepting chemotaxis protein has product MKKVVSLKTQFMVFFTAFILVLSTAITVLALRESLEVATTIFIREGIAVINKAVDMVDGDAFERLSASLDENDPFYEDTRLELLFLKENSVTLYLYTMAPVQGSVYKYIIDGSAPPDDEENFSPLGAEEDTSSYDKAFQRTWKTGTQQSGGMVKQGGWGWLVSVYSPIKNSRGQMVGIVGCDFEAQSLFDMIQTQTIRQVALGVILSLIGIVITWFFLRALFSRLGTVSSILKSVSEGEGDLTKRITIKRMDEIGTLASFFNQTLDKIRNMVVTIKEQTVSLSDIGSELSSNMTETAAAINQITSNIQSIKGQALNQSASVSETSSVMEKVTVNIEKLNSQVEKQTSSVSQSSSAIEEMLANIQSVTQTLVRNAENVEELIAASEVGRTGLQGVSADIQEIARESEGLLEINSVMQNIASQTNLLSMNAAIEAAHAGEAGRGFAVVADEIRKLAENSGQQSKIISDTLKKIKESIDKITKSTNTVLNRFEAIDTGVKTVSDQETHIRNAMEEQGQGSQQILEAIAKLNDITQQVKQGSLEMLEGSKEVINESKNLELVTQEITNGMNEMATGAEQINSAVNRVNTISGDNQEHINTLATEVARFKVE; this is encoded by the coding sequence ATGAAAAAAGTTGTCTCCCTAAAGACTCAGTTTATGGTGTTTTTTACGGCATTTATTCTGGTTTTGAGCACCGCCATCACGGTACTGGCCCTGCGGGAAAGTCTTGAAGTGGCGACCACTATTTTTATCCGGGAGGGGATCGCCGTAATTAATAAAGCCGTTGACATGGTTGATGGTGATGCCTTTGAGCGCTTAAGCGCTTCCCTGGATGAAAATGATCCCTTCTACGAAGACACCAGGCTAGAGCTGCTTTTCCTGAAGGAAAACTCGGTCACCCTGTACCTGTATACCATGGCGCCGGTCCAGGGCAGCGTTTACAAATACATCATCGACGGGAGCGCCCCTCCTGATGATGAGGAAAACTTTTCTCCCCTGGGCGCCGAGGAAGATACCTCCAGTTATGACAAAGCCTTTCAGAGAACCTGGAAGACTGGGACGCAGCAGAGCGGCGGTATGGTCAAGCAGGGAGGCTGGGGCTGGCTGGTTTCGGTCTATTCCCCGATTAAAAATTCCCGGGGCCAGATGGTGGGAATTGTGGGCTGCGATTTTGAAGCCCAATCCCTCTTCGATATGATACAAACCCAGACCATCCGGCAGGTGGCACTGGGAGTTATCCTGTCCCTTATCGGCATTGTGATTACCTGGTTCTTCCTCAGGGCGCTCTTCAGCCGCCTGGGCACGGTGAGCAGCATCCTCAAGTCAGTATCAGAAGGCGAAGGGGACCTGACCAAACGGATCACCATTAAGCGTATGGACGAAATAGGAACCCTGGCAAGTTTCTTTAACCAGACCCTGGACAAGATCCGGAACATGGTGGTTACCATCAAAGAGCAAACCGTCAGCCTTTCCGATATTGGGAGCGAGCTATCCTCCAACATGACTGAAACCGCTGCAGCGATTAACCAAATCACCTCCAACATCCAGAGCATCAAGGGACAAGCCCTGAACCAGTCCGCCTCGGTAAGCGAGACCAGCTCGGTGATGGAAAAAGTAACGGTGAACATTGAAAAGCTCAATAGCCAGGTGGAAAAACAGACCTCCAGCGTTTCCCAGTCCTCATCGGCCATTGAGGAAATGCTGGCCAACATCCAGAGCGTCACCCAGACCCTGGTGCGGAATGCGGAGAATGTGGAGGAGCTGATCGCCGCCTCCGAGGTGGGTCGCACAGGGCTCCAGGGAGTTTCCGCAGACATCCAGGAAATAGCCAGGGAATCCGAGGGCCTTCTGGAGATCAACTCGGTAATGCAGAACATCGCCAGCCAGACAAATTTGCTTTCTATGAACGCAGCCATTGAAGCGGCCCATGCAGGAGAAGCGGGCCGGGGCTTTGCGGTGGTAGCCGACGAGATTCGTAAGCTGGCGGAAAATTCCGGCCAGCAGTCTAAGATCATCTCGGACACCCTGAAAAAGATAAAAGAGTCCATCGACAAAATAACCAAGTCTACCAACACCGTACTGAACCGCTTTGAAGCCATAGATACGGGGGTAAAGACCGTATCGGATCAGGAGACTCACATCCGCAACGCCATGGAGGAACAGGGCCAGGGGAGCCAGCAGATACTGGAAGCCATCGCCAAACTGAACGACATCACCCAGCAGGTAAAACAAGGTTCATTGGAGATGCTTGAGGGCAGCAAAGAGGTGATCAACGAAAGCAAAAACCTGGAACTGGTAACTCAGGAGATCACCAACGGGATGAATGAAATGGCCACCGGGGCGGAGCAGATCAATTCGGCGGTTAACCGGGTGAATACTATCAGCGGGGATAACCAGGAGCATATCAACACCCTTGCCACAGAGGTCGCCCGGTTTAAGGTAGAGTAG
- a CDS encoding InlB B-repeat-containing protein, translated as MAFLVASCDLFMNKPERNIRDDIKTTVEIANAPIISVTVEAVPAAAGRTNPEGAHTEKQRVPFTVSFIISDEYSFITWQAWQQVNGVETLLSGDQVQFSATGNENFETQVTIINTGSAISVRPLVIARPRMVFNNLPGGEYPRTVTNYPVRIWFAEPLSRESLLDPANSINYKNISVTGKGRFGADPEIDLKGYFNLGLNDDGTLLTLKVNTDKGYIGLPGNTNVTITLETGILTGGEHGVSLLNPVVLHYGVGDKPDRDPPVVEILRGFFQSGGSDKMIDDGDSFRFVYDGSYTFSVEAPTRLAPLDANGKATAIYLVFKAYDELGEIQGVTVSENRIYDLEGGNPVYETDTENVTVYQDYDQFHESLPLDQMATYQSLLSPGESPPLVVRHVIKSAEDGILDLIILPEDSVGNRADPMAAYEPFQAPQRIRVALDFPPDPVKSLTGEYKEPNLEISWANPQAKDLAEIRLSYRNNSAGTPEETIVLPPVSVDYPIGVVKGNNYTIRLTAVDHGDKESSPEEITMTASAPPVATYRIRATASAGGRVSANPIRSAEGGLVTLTATPDRGYRFRGGSLSAKLAEDGASIPLSGNTFTMPAGDVEVSAGFEADEYAITGFNANGGTISAVPAGTRITAGKTVTLTVTPDPGNVLKTLAVKRTDTNGAVMVSGYNNVYTFTMPAGNVELSALFEPLPSNAYLINMAPWINGGFISSPLNYGIAGSLITLTVKPVSGFQIKPNARPTVTRTDTNVKLPVYGATGATAYTFTMPAAAVELSAEFEGLPITIQSPPNKTAFNLGHTLTEADLEGLVVAAVNTNGSSQPLPIALNNISGFNSNVSGVQTLTVTVNGKTASFTVTIRDQGNISIDLDDPNLGLPKDIVISKTSAAPNPKTVTVSVYGTYTAYNWYVNNTEISDSKDRPILILDASKYPLGRNYLRVEVRKGNVYYSREIDFKVEG; from the coding sequence ATGGCTTTTCTAGTCGCTTCCTGCGATCTTTTTATGAATAAACCGGAAAGGAATATTAGAGACGATATTAAGACCACAGTGGAGATCGCCAATGCGCCTATAATAAGCGTGACCGTGGAAGCGGTTCCTGCGGCAGCCGGAAGGACTAACCCGGAAGGGGCGCATACGGAAAAGCAGAGGGTGCCTTTTACTGTCAGCTTTATCATCAGTGATGAATACTCATTTATCACCTGGCAAGCGTGGCAGCAGGTAAATGGCGTGGAGACCCTGCTATCCGGGGATCAGGTGCAGTTCAGCGCCACAGGAAATGAAAATTTTGAAACCCAGGTAACCATTATCAATACCGGCAGCGCCATCAGTGTCCGGCCCCTGGTGATTGCCCGGCCCCGGATGGTCTTTAACAACCTGCCGGGCGGGGAATACCCCCGGACGGTTACCAATTACCCGGTCCGCATCTGGTTTGCCGAGCCCTTGTCCCGGGAATCCCTTTTGGATCCGGCTAATTCGATTAACTATAAGAATATCTCCGTCACCGGGAAGGGCCGGTTCGGGGCGGATCCCGAAATTGATCTGAAAGGCTATTTCAACCTGGGCTTGAATGATGACGGAACCCTGCTTACCTTAAAGGTAAATACGGATAAGGGCTATATAGGGCTTCCCGGTAATACCAATGTGACCATAACCCTGGAGACCGGGATCCTAACCGGGGGTGAACACGGGGTTTCCCTGCTCAATCCGGTGGTTCTGCACTATGGGGTGGGGGATAAGCCGGACCGGGATCCCCCGGTGGTGGAAATACTCCGGGGCTTCTTTCAAAGCGGGGGAAGCGACAAGATGATCGATGATGGGGATAGTTTCCGATTTGTCTACGATGGTTCCTATACTTTTTCCGTTGAGGCCCCAACGCGGCTGGCGCCGTTGGATGCAAACGGTAAAGCCACGGCCATTTATTTGGTTTTTAAGGCCTATGACGAACTGGGGGAGATACAGGGCGTTACGGTGAGCGAAAACCGTATCTATGACCTTGAAGGGGGGAATCCGGTATACGAAACGGATACTGAAAATGTTACGGTTTACCAGGATTACGATCAATTCCACGAATCCCTGCCCCTGGATCAGATGGCTACGTATCAATCCCTTCTATCCCCCGGCGAATCGCCGCCCCTGGTTGTACGGCATGTAATCAAATCCGCCGAAGACGGTATCCTAGACCTCATCATCCTGCCCGAGGACTCGGTGGGGAACCGGGCGGATCCCATGGCAGCCTATGAGCCGTTCCAGGCCCCCCAGAGGATACGGGTGGCATTGGATTTCCCGCCGGACCCGGTAAAATCCCTTACCGGGGAATACAAAGAGCCCAATCTGGAAATCTCCTGGGCCAATCCCCAGGCAAAGGATCTGGCTGAAATCCGGCTGAGCTACAGGAATAACAGTGCCGGGACCCCGGAGGAAACGATTGTCCTGCCGCCGGTTTCGGTAGACTATCCCATCGGTGTTGTTAAGGGTAACAATTATACTATACGCCTCACGGCGGTAGATCATGGGGACAAGGAATCCAGCCCGGAGGAAATAACCATGACGGCTTCGGCGCCTCCGGTGGCTACGTATCGGATACGGGCAACGGCCTCCGCCGGAGGAAGGGTCTCCGCCAACCCGATACGATCCGCCGAAGGCGGCCTGGTGACCCTCACGGCAACGCCGGACAGGGGATACCGGTTCAGGGGCGGCTCCTTAAGCGCAAAGCTGGCTGAAGACGGCGCATCGATACCTCTAAGCGGCAATACCTTTACTATGCCCGCTGGGGACGTTGAAGTAAGCGCCGGGTTTGAAGCTGATGAATATGCGATTACCGGCTTCAATGCCAACGGAGGAACCATTTCTGCGGTTCCTGCGGGAACGAGGATCACTGCGGGAAAAACAGTTACCCTGACCGTAACGCCGGACCCGGGGAATGTGCTGAAAACCCTGGCAGTAAAACGGACCGATACCAATGGGGCGGTGATGGTTAGCGGCTACAACAATGTCTATACCTTCACCATGCCCGCTGGGAATGTTGAACTAAGCGCCCTGTTTGAGCCCTTGCCATCGAATGCCTATCTGATAAATATGGCTCCCTGGATCAACGGGGGATTCATCAGCTCCCCATTGAATTACGGCATTGCCGGCTCTTTGATTACTCTGACGGTAAAGCCTGTTTCCGGTTTTCAGATAAAGCCCAATGCTAGGCCGACGGTAACCCGCACTGACACTAATGTAAAGCTGCCGGTGTACGGCGCTACCGGCGCTACTGCCTATACCTTCACCATGCCCGCTGCCGCAGTTGAACTAAGCGCCGAGTTTGAGGGGCTTCCCATTACGATACAATCGCCCCCCAATAAAACGGCTTTTAATTTGGGGCATACTTTGACCGAGGCGGACCTTGAGGGCCTTGTGGTAGCTGCGGTTAATACCAATGGAAGCTCCCAGCCCTTACCGATTGCCCTGAACAATATTTCAGGGTTTAACAGCAATGTTTCCGGCGTCCAGACCCTGACGGTCACGGTCAACGGGAAGACCGCGAGCTTTACGGTAACCATAAGAGATCAGGGAAACATCAGTATCGATCTGGACGATCCTAACCTGGGACTGCCCAAAGATATTGTCATTTCTAAAACCAGCGCAGCTCCCAACCCAAAGACCGTAACTGTTTCGGTGTACGGAACCTATACCGCCTATAACTGGTACGTTAATAATACTGAGATCAGTGATTCAAAAGACCGCCCAATACTGATTCTGGATGCGTCTAAATATCCCCTGGGGAGAAACTACCTCCGAGTGGAGGTGCGGAAAGGGAATGTTTACTATTCCCGGGAAATTGACTTTAAGGTTGAAGGGTAA
- a CDS encoding M15 family metallopeptidase, with product MSLFYTKKRNIRQWACALGICFLLAGRVFAQTAPDRGEAVMKALAAAYPGRVGAAVFRKGTPADTGDWAVQIRETWFYYAQGRLLPEELRNRYAEYDPQPFYNYPAELPAWKDPSPEETERFRNSAQMRQANPPKRSQFFFDALWRSSTREEAYERVKTMRFLGKSVTVHYSIMEELALVEERILWEANNSTLVRQWVNRLDTLAGWNWRSIADTQSRSFHAYGAAVDLLPASQGGLQSYWLWTSQNYPAWWAVPYEKRLHPPAAVIRAFEEYGFIWGGKWLFFDTMHFEYRPEILLLNNMPVKAAY from the coding sequence ATGTCCTTGTTTTACACCAAAAAGCGAAACATACGCCAATGGGCTTGTGCACTGGGGATTTGCTTTCTTTTAGCCGGGAGGGTCTTTGCCCAGACCGCGCCGGACCGGGGGGAAGCGGTTATGAAGGCCCTGGCGGCAGCTTACCCCGGACGGGTTGGAGCGGCGGTGTTCCGGAAAGGGACCCCGGCTGATACAGGGGACTGGGCTGTGCAGATCCGGGAGACATGGTTTTACTATGCCCAGGGACGGCTGCTCCCGGAAGAGCTGCGGAACCGCTACGCTGAATACGACCCCCAGCCTTTTTACAATTACCCCGCAGAATTACCCGCCTGGAAAGATCCCTCCCCGGAAGAAACCGAGCGCTTCAGGAACTCCGCCCAAATGCGGCAGGCCAATCCGCCGAAGCGGTCCCAGTTTTTTTTCGACGCCCTGTGGCGGTCCTCCACCCGGGAGGAGGCCTACGAGCGGGTAAAAACCATGCGCTTCCTGGGCAAAAGCGTGACGGTCCATTACTCGATTATGGAGGAGCTTGCCCTGGTTGAGGAACGCATCCTCTGGGAAGCGAACAACAGCACCCTGGTGCGGCAATGGGTGAACCGGCTGGATACCCTGGCGGGCTGGAACTGGCGGAGTATTGCGGACACCCAGAGCCGGAGCTTCCACGCCTACGGCGCCGCAGTAGACCTGCTCCCCGCCTCCCAGGGAGGGCTGCAAAGCTACTGGCTCTGGACCTCGCAAAATTACCCCGCCTGGTGGGCGGTGCCCTATGAAAAAAGGCTCCATCCCCCCGCAGCGGTGATCCGGGCCTTTGAGGAATACGGCTTTATCTGGGGCGGGAAATGGCTTTTTTTCGACACCATGCACTTTGAATACCGGCCTGAGATACTGCTGCTGAACAATATGCCCGTCAAAGCCGCTTATTGA
- a CDS encoding helix-turn-helix domain-containing protein: MLSNNEETKIRGLLSKNIKRLRAKNSLSQMNLAIQAGLTHNFINDIESGKKWLSPKTLAKLSMALQAEPHEFFAPEITIPEADSGTLSEYLDDVTETFQRMVEDIKERYFQDTDSKD, translated from the coding sequence ATGTTGAGCAACAATGAAGAAACCAAAATTCGCGGACTTCTCAGTAAAAACATCAAAAGACTCCGGGCAAAAAACAGCCTCTCCCAGATGAACTTGGCTATTCAGGCCGGGTTAACCCATAATTTTATCAATGATATTGAAAGCGGGAAAAAGTGGCTTTCACCGAAAACCCTGGCTAAACTTTCCATGGCCCTCCAGGCGGAACCCCACGAATTTTTTGCCCCGGAAATAACGATACCTGAAGCGGATTCAGGCACGCTGTCAGAATATCTTGACGATGTTACCGAAACTTTTCAGCGAATGGTTGAGGATATTAAGGAACGCTACTTCCAGGATACGGACAGCAAGGACTAA
- a CDS encoding vWA domain-containing protein: MRRTCSILAGIFFFLAPLFIFSQDLSIQTEDLRIEQRVDGGFHLFIRKKPGINSVLLTESTRDPSLNEDNYAYRAAEWNPINGDEIRLLDGVPIARESGIWSLIDSTPEPDSQFGQAFRIYIPWILYYGYSDTRHGEIYVVDGTYLNIRAFTLPYGDYQGSFRDNPFAVLVTQQPLAGPPEGNYMKDTVDSFTEIVAGKGDLIYSTGADDLVTKIGEILEEEKGKKVDIVLCLDTTGSMRDDIDSVRRLLIPLLEGMIADFNGFRIGMVLYKDYYETYLTRVVGFTADFSKFRTTLNNIQVGGGRDIPEAVHEALYEGATKFPWNAESRLLLLIGDAPPHPRQRGKISKEMVDKAVEDKGLKLSAIILPQ, encoded by the coding sequence ATGCGACGTACCTGTTCTATCCTTGCTGGTATTTTTTTCTTTCTGGCTCCGCTCTTCATCTTTAGCCAGGATCTGTCAATACAAACGGAGGATCTGCGCATAGAACAGCGGGTGGACGGGGGCTTTCACCTCTTTATACGGAAAAAGCCCGGCATCAACTCGGTGCTCCTGACCGAATCCACCCGGGACCCCTCGCTTAACGAGGACAACTACGCCTACCGCGCCGCGGAATGGAACCCCATAAACGGTGACGAAATCCGCTTGCTGGACGGCGTCCCCATAGCCCGGGAAAGCGGCATCTGGTCCCTCATCGACTCCACCCCGGAGCCTGACTCCCAATTCGGCCAGGCCTTCCGGATTTATATCCCCTGGATACTGTATTACGGCTATTCCGACACCCGACATGGCGAGATCTACGTGGTGGACGGTACCTATCTCAATATCCGCGCCTTTACCCTGCCCTACGGGGATTACCAGGGAAGTTTCCGGGACAATCCCTTTGCGGTGCTGGTGACCCAGCAGCCCCTGGCGGGCCCGCCAGAGGGCAATTACATGAAGGACACGGTGGATTCCTTTACGGAAATCGTGGCTGGCAAGGGGGATCTGATCTATTCCACCGGGGCGGACGATCTGGTGACCAAGATAGGCGAAATTTTGGAAGAGGAGAAGGGCAAAAAAGTGGACATCGTCCTCTGCCTGGATACCACGGGCAGTATGCGGGATGACATCGATTCGGTCCGCCGGCTCCTCATCCCCCTGCTGGAAGGCATGATCGCCGACTTTAACGGCTTCCGCATAGGCATGGTCCTCTACAAGGACTACTACGAAACCTACCTTACCCGGGTAGTTGGCTTTACCGCTGATTTTTCAAAGTTCCGTACCACCCTGAACAACATCCAGGTCGGCGGCGGCCGGGACATCCCCGAAGCGGTCCACGAAGCCCTGTACGAGGGCGCAACCAAATTCCCCTGGAACGCGGAGTCCAGGTTGCTGCTCCTCATCGGCGACGCCCCTCCCCACCCCCGGCAGCGGGGCAAGATTTCCAAGGAAATGGTGGACAAGGCCGTGGAGGATAAGGGTCTGAAGCTGAGCGCCATTATTCTGCCCCAGTAG
- the ftsH gene encoding ATP-dependent zinc metalloprotease FtsH, giving the protein MSDYQNDGSGNDKKKPKNSGPQFPFGGPKLPDPKKFGGWRFSIVYILILVVGMSLFNYVFLNKVNPTIDFSEFKNKIVSGEIKRVEMTDSYFTGYTAAQKTVAPTPGLRNPYGSSPDAIFRTVPLNDPDIIKLMDEKGVSYYAVSREGSTVLNLIFSWVLPIAFFFFIWRFLMKRLGNMGGNVLSVGQNRAVIVAEGDIVTRFPDVAGVDEAKDELVEVVDFLKNPKKYTDIGGKIPKGVLLVGPPGTGKTLLARAVAGEAGVSFFRMSGADFVEMFVGVGAARVRDLFKQAREKAPCIVFIDELDAIGKSRLNNIAGGNDEREQTLNQLLVEMDGFDATSGLIILAATNRPDVLDPALLRPGRFDRQVLVDRPDLKGREAILRIHAKAVKLDPQVDLAAVARGTPGFVGADLANIVNEAALLAVRGGRQVVSQKDFEEAIEKTVAGLEQKNRIISDDERRIVAFHETGHALVAAFTPGSDPVQKISIVPRGFGALGYTLQMPVEDRYLMTEDELLGKIDVLLGGRAAEELVFSRISTGAANDLTKATDIARKMITDYGMSARFKNVALTQRGAGMMGGAAQEPMFHREYSEATQQYIDEEIARMVETRYAGVKDTLKQRRDLLDLVGAQLLEKETLDEKEFKGLIGQPVAAV; this is encoded by the coding sequence ATGAGCGATTACCAGAACGATGGATCCGGGAACGATAAAAAAAAGCCCAAAAATTCCGGGCCCCAGTTTCCCTTTGGGGGACCCAAGCTGCCGGATCCAAAAAAGTTCGGAGGGTGGCGCTTTTCCATCGTATATATCCTCATCCTGGTAGTGGGGATGAGCCTCTTTAACTATGTATTTCTGAACAAGGTAAATCCCACCATTGATTTTTCGGAGTTTAAGAACAAGATTGTCTCCGGGGAAATCAAGCGGGTAGAGATGACCGATTCCTATTTTACCGGGTATACCGCTGCTCAAAAGACTGTTGCCCCAACTCCAGGCCTCCGAAACCCCTATGGGTCGTCCCCTGATGCGATATTCCGCACGGTCCCCCTGAACGATCCGGATATTATCAAACTCATGGACGAAAAGGGGGTCTCCTACTATGCGGTGTCCCGTGAGGGCAGCACGGTGCTCAACCTTATCTTCAGTTGGGTCCTTCCAATTGCCTTTTTCTTCTTTATATGGCGCTTCCTGATGAAGCGTCTGGGCAATATGGGGGGCAATGTGCTTTCCGTAGGCCAGAACCGGGCGGTGATCGTGGCGGAAGGTGACATCGTTACCCGCTTCCCCGATGTAGCCGGGGTGGACGAGGCCAAGGACGAACTGGTGGAGGTGGTGGACTTCCTGAAAAACCCTAAAAAGTACACCGATATTGGCGGTAAAATACCCAAGGGAGTGCTCCTGGTAGGGCCCCCGGGCACCGGAAAGACCCTTTTGGCCCGGGCAGTGGCCGGGGAGGCGGGAGTATCCTTTTTCCGCATGAGCGGCGCCGACTTTGTGGAGATGTTTGTGGGCGTCGGGGCAGCCCGGGTCCGGGACCTCTTCAAGCAGGCCCGGGAAAAGGCCCCCTGCATCGTTTTTATTGACGAGCTGGACGCCATTGGCAAAAGCCGGCTGAACAATATCGCCGGGGGCAACGATGAACGGGAGCAGACCCTGAACCAGCTTCTGGTGGAGATGGACGGCTTTGACGCCACCAGCGGCCTGATCATCCTGGCAGCCACCAATCGGCCCGATGTGCTGGACCCGGCCCTGCTCAGGCCCGGCCGCTTTGACCGCCAGGTCCTGGTAGATAGGCCGGACCTGAAAGGCCGGGAGGCCATACTGCGTATCCACGCCAAGGCGGTAAAACTTGATCCCCAGGTGGACCTGGCTGCGGTTGCCCGGGGAACCCCGGGCTTTGTGGGGGCGGATCTGGCGAATATCGTCAACGAGGCGGCCTTGCTGGCGGTCCGGGGCGGCAGGCAGGTGGTTTCCCAGAAGGACTTTGAGGAAGCTATCGAAAAGACCGTGGCGGGGCTGGAGCAGAAAAACCGGATCATTTCCGATGACGAACGCCGGATCGTGGCTTTTCATGAAACCGGCCATGCCCTGGTGGCAGCCTTTACCCCGGGCTCCGACCCGGTGCAGAAAATTTCCATCGTCCCCCGGGGCTTCGGCGCCCTGGGCTATACCCTCCAGATGCCCGTGGAGGATCGCTACCTCATGACCGAGGACGAGCTTCTGGGAAAAATCGACGTGCTCCTGGGAGGCCGGGCTGCGGAGGAATTGGTTTTCAGCCGCATAAGCACCGGGGCCGCCAACGACCTGACCAAGGCCACGGACATAGCCCGGAAGATGATCACCGATTACGGCATGAGCGCCCGTTTCAAAAACGTGGCCCTGACCCAGCGCGGCGCAGGCATGATGGGCGGAGCCGCCCAGGAACCCATGTTCCACCGGGAATATTCCGAGGCCACCCAACAGTACATTGACGAGGAAATAGCCCGGATGGTTGAAACCCGCTATGCCGGGGTAAAGGATACCCTCAAGCAGCGCCGGGACCTGCTGGATCTGGTAGGCGCCCAGCTTCTGGAAAAGGAAACCCTGGACGAGAAAGAATTCAAAGGCCTTATTGGGCAGCCTGTGGCGGCGGTGTAA